In a genomic window of Plectropomus leopardus isolate mb chromosome 6, YSFRI_Pleo_2.0, whole genome shotgun sequence:
- the tor2a gene encoding prosalusin, with the protein MLAILSVLFLCFCNPVFGVFQKLYCSISESCECDFKPNIRDLEWDLYKNVYGQHLAQEIVSEEVAKFLQNKSPERPLVLSFHGSSGTGKTLISSMLGNHLYGSAMSSPYVHQFVPTLHFPLPDRVREYREELKNWVQGNLTECARSVFFFDEMEKMPPGLIDVLEPFLGPSHVVFRTNYRKAIYVFIGTTGEEVINQMALESRQAGRDREEIKLADLQEAIARTVYNSTSGFFHSSIIQQKLITRFVPFLPLSRRHVERCVRSQLCQRGSCGRSDVVEAVGGDMTYTPVQGHYFSTTGCKAVPAKINLFL; encoded by the exons ATGTTGGCCATCctgtctgtgctgtttttatgtttttgtaatccGGTTTTCGGCGTTTTTCAGAAACTTTACTGCAGCATTTCAGAGAGCTGTGAATGCGACTTTAAGCCCAACATCAGAG ACCTGGAGTGGGACCTCTACAAGAATGTTTACGGACAACATCTGGCGCAGGAAATAGTATCAGAGGAGGTGGCAAAGttccttcagaataaaagcccaGAGCGGCCCCTGGTCCTGTCCTTTCATGGCTCCTCTGGGACTGGAAAGACGCTCATCAGCTCCATGCTGGGGAACCATCTGTACGGCTCGGCGATGAGCAGCCCGTACGTCCACCAGTTTGTTCCCACGCTGCACTTCCCTTTACCGGACCGGGTCAGGGAGTACAGG gaggagctgaagaaCTGGGTTCAGGGGAACCTGACGGAGTGCGCTCGCTCCGTCTTCTTTTTCGACGAGATGGAGAAGATGCCTCCAGGTCTCATAGACGTCTTGGAGCCCTTCCTGGGTCCGTCCCATGTTGTGTTTCGCACCAACTACCGCAAGGCCATCTACGTCTTTATCgg CACCACAGGAGAGGAGGTGATTAACCAAATGGCTCTGGAGAGCCGGCAGGCCGGACGGGACAGAGAGGAGATCAAGTTGGCCGACCTGCAGGAGGCCATCGCACGGACGGTTTACAACAGCACAA GCGGCTTCTTCCACTCCAGCATCATCCAGCAGAAGCTCATCACCCGCTTCGTTCCCTTCCTGCCGCTGAGCCGGCGCCACGTGGAGCGCTGCGTCCGCTCGCAGCTCTGCCAGCGGGGCAGCTGCGGCCGCAGTGACGTGGTGGAGGCCGTGGGGGGCGACATGACCTACACTCCCGTCCAGGGACATTACTTCTCCACCACGGGGTGCAAAGCCGTCCCCGCCAAAATCAACCTCTTCCTGTGA
- the LOC121944181 gene encoding UDP-glucuronosyltransferase 2A2-like, with translation MHRPMFAALVVLLCSSSSVNGGKVLVFPCDGSHWVNMKVLVEELHSRGHEITVMRPSDSWYIKTESPYYKSITINTPAGFDEEQFGLFVKTMVNLRREGASLWTKIALEYELVEAFYQMNKQVVQMVEDMFENTELMRNLSDAKYDVVLTDPAMGAGVLLGHRLGLPIVFNVRWTIQGEGHQAIAPSPLSYIPIPGSELTDKMTFAERVKNLLYYFFTCCQIWYVTEPNYKPFVHRYFGNDVHYMELFQAADIWLMRNDFTFEFPRPTMPNVVYMSGFQCKPSKPLSKELEDFVQSSGEHGVIVMTLGTLVADLPDDVTEEIAAAFAQLPQKVIWRHKGKRPSTLGNNTLLVDWLPQNDLLGHPKTRVFVAHGGTNGIQEAIYHGVPLVGLPLMFDQPDNLSRMKARGVAKVMDIATVNKDNFLEALKEVLYNPTYREKMKALSNLQRDQPMKPLDKAMFWIEFVMRHKGAGHLRTESYKMSRIQYHSIDVVAFLLAAVLLVFAVFVSAVKFLCRRVFCRSKVKKE, from the coding sequence ATGCACCGACCGATGTTTGCAGCCCTTGTGGTGCTGCTCTGCTCTTCATCCTCTGTAAACGGAGGGAAAGTCTTGGTGTTCCCCTGTGATGGAAGCCACTGGGTCAACATGAAGGTCCTCGTTGAGGAGCTTCACTCCAGAGGCCATGAAATCACAGTGATGCGGCCTTCAGACAGCTGGTACATCAAGACCGAGTCCCCGTACTACAAATCCATCACTATAAATACCCCTGCTGGTTTTGATGAGGAACAGTTTGGACTGTTTGTAAAAACGATGGTGAACTTGCGTCGGGAAGGTGCTTCACTTTGGACTAAAATAGCTCTCGAGTATGAACTGGTGGAAGCGTTCTATCAGATGAATAAGCAGGTAGTTCAGATGGTGGAAGATATGTTTGAGAATACCGAACTGATGCGAAACCTTTCCGATGCTAAGTACGATGTGGTTCTGACTGACCCTGCGATGGGTGCAGGGGTGCTTCTTGGTCATCGTTTGGGTCTTCCAATTGTCTTTAATGTGAGGTGGACTATTCAGGGTGAAGGGCATCAGGCAATCGCACCTTCTCCACTCTCCTACATCCCAATACCAGGGTCAGAGCTGACTGACAAGATGACGTTTGCTGAGCGAGTCAAGAACTTACTTTACTATTTCTTCACCTGTTGTCAAATTTGGTATGTCACAGAACCCAACTACAAACCATTCGTCCATCGTTATTTTGGAAATGATGTCCACTACATGGAGCTGTTTCAGGCAGCAGACATCTGGTTGATGAGGAATGACTTCACATTCGAGTTCCCACGACCCACAATGCCAAATGTCGTATACATGTCAGGATTTCAGTGCAAACCCTCCAAGCCCCTTTCGAAAGAACTAGAAGACTTTGTCCAGAGCTCTGGTGAACACGGCGTCATCGTTATGACGTTGGGAACTCTGGTGGCCGACCTTCCTGATGACGTCACCGAGGAAATCGCAGCTGCTTTCGCACAACTTCCTCAGAAGGTGATCTGGAGGCACAAAGGAAAAAGACCATCCACACTTGGCAACAACACCCTACTGGTGGACTGGCTGCCCCAAAACGACCTCCTGGGTCACCCCAAGACCAGAGTGTTTGTGGCTCACGGAGGCACCAATGGAATACAGGAGGCCATCTACCACGGCGTCCCCCTCGTCGGTTTGCCCCTAATGTTCGACCAGCCCGACAACCTCTCCAGGATGAAAGCAAGAGGTGTGGCCAAAGTCATGGACATCGCAACCGTAAACAAAGACAACTTCCTGGAGGCGCTGAAGGAGGTACTCTACAACCCAACCTACAGGGAGAAGATGAAGGCGCTGTCCAACCTGCAGAGAGACCAGCCCATGAAACCACTGGACAAGGCCATGTTCTGGATCGAGTTTGTCATGAGGCACAAAGGAGCAGGACACCTGAGGACAGAGTCCTACAAGATGTCTAGGATCCAGTACCACTCGATTGATGTGGTGGCATTCCTGCTGGCAgctgttttgcttgtttttgctgtttttgtttcagcagtTAAGTTTTTGTGTCGGAGAGTGTTTTGTAGAAGCAAAGTCAAAAAGGAATAA